The genomic window CGCATCTGTGGACAAACAACTTCAAATCAGTTCGGCAGCCAAGGCATAAGCGGTGCAATTTGGGTCCTCTGTACAAATCAATTAGCCTAAATCAAATGAATCAATACTGATGTTTTAAAATCTACACCTTACATTACAGTTATTAAAGTATTCACTGCAATGATGCAAATCAAATTTGGCTAGTGCACCTAGTTAACTGGAAATATGCAGTTTAGCTTAATGATCAGGAAATGTCAACATTCATGGATGAAGGAAGATATGGTACATGGCATGCCCATTTCAACTTACTGCTGCAAGATGACCCAGACCCACTGAAAGACCAATTgccaggggggcggagccggtgACATCAGACCGCCTTTTATCTGTGGTTGCTATGAAGCACAGGACCAGCTGAAAGGTTGCCAGGAATTCTATACCGAAGCCTTGAGCCACAGCAACACCATTTAGCTGTGAGCAGgcagaacacacaacacaccattGAAAAGCTTCCATCACACCTGCATCAGCTACACTATTAGCCTGCACGATAAGAGTGCATTAACATACATTGGTGAAagctataaaatatatttaacataccATTCATATGTTGTCCCCAACACCAGCAAATTCCTCACTTTTGACTGTTACATGTTAGACCCTCCAGGGAGGACACTGCCCACCCTTGTTCTAGATGAGGGGTGCACAATAAgggctgatccgtttcaggattttgcaccaacttctgctcttatcAGCTCAATCACATCTTGACCTTATTTGTACAAGCACTAGCTACAGCAGCAGACTTGGTGTACCCTAAAGTTTTTACCATGATCAAGAGTGAACCAGCTTAGTTTAGAGAGCAGTCAAAACTAAAGATAATTGGttgcaacaaaaaccagcatatagACCTGCCCTCCaagttgtgcacccctgttcTAGACATAACTAACCAACCACCTAGCAAGTGGATTAGCCCAGTGTAACttatcctgttcctggagatctaccatcttgtaggttttaatttcaactctaatttggctcacctgactctgctaattagcagctgaacaggatcttcagctgttgaatgaagtgtacTTTGTTAGAGTTTGAGTGAAAACCTaaaggacggtagatctccaggaacagggtgcTCGCTAGCCTACTGGATTAGATGTACTCTGTTCGTTGCAGAAATTGTTATACTCCTGAAAATTCTTCCATCAATTCAATCGATTTGAAACGTATTCGAGGAAGTTCAATTAAAATTTCTGGCGCGACACGCGGAACCTCTCAACCAATCAGTTATTTACAATAGTTAAATACTTTCGTTTAACAGGATAAGATTAATTTAGGCCATCGAATTCAATGGATGAATACAATGCAAATACTCATCATCACGGTCCATTTCAAGCAATAGCCTACATTGATGAATCAAGAACAATACGATCTAATTAGCAGTTGTGTTGTGGCGAATGCCCACAACAAGAGGGTGAATAACAACATTTTGATCGGAAAGCCCAACCAAAGGTTTTGGCCACGCTTGTCCACTCAATCACTCATTTCGCGATCAGTAATGCCAGGTCGCTCACCTTGTTAACTCCAAGGGAATCTGTGGTGTTCGGTCTCACACCATACACAATGCCGCTGGCAAAGACTGCCCCAAGCATCTGCGCCAGAATGTAGAACACAGCTCGGAACACGCTTATCTGACAGCTAATGAGCGTAGCCAGGGTAATCGCTGGATTGAGGTGGGCCCCGCTTACATGACACAAGCTCTGAGCCAGGGTGGCAATGGCCAGACCGAAGGATAATGCGACCTTCACTTCTTGCTGTGGGCCGGTGTCTTTGTCCCCGACTGCAGCTGAAATACCAACGAATATGAAAAGAGTCATGCCCAGCAGCTCGGCCAGAACGGCCCTCCAGAAGGCCCAGGTTTTGAGTTCTCTCGTCATGACTATAGTTAATCAGTAGTAGCATGCAGTGGTTTGCTCAGAGTTGAGGTAGGCTATGCTTTCCCTAGCGATCAGGCTTGTACAacaataagaaaagaaaatatcctATCTTTTCTCTTCTTGCCCGTCGTAAACAGCCTACCACAGCTGACGAATAGGATTCAATTGCTCGTCATTTTCTGACCTATTAGCCCTGGCCCAGGTGTGCATTAAAGTCAAATTGATTCCCGTTTTCGTGCAAATCAGCTTTAGCTTTTTCACTAACGTAGGTCTGTCaccaattaataaaataattaacctTATAgcacattacataacattttaaagaaatttagATTCTAGAACTAATCTGATAGACAAGAAACCCACATTCATAAAACAGTTGCAACAATAACATTCACTTCAGAAATGACAACagcgaaaaccagcagacaagGGATTGCCAGTGTTTTAACAAATATAGGGACCTTAGGTCTACTTCTTTCgtaatatttacagtatgaacCACCTTGGCGCATTGTTAGTGTTCTCTCAGTGGTCTCATGCAAGGAATTATAAgtgctttaaatttttttttttttttttttttacattttcccatGCTAATTATCTTACGTGTCCTACACAGTTTAGCATGTGTTCTTGATCACATAATTTTCTGCAGTTAATGCGGAATTATGTGATCAGTCATCACACTTGTGCTTACCCCTACACAATTCCCTTTTAGTACAtcaaaaccctaaccctaattattattattattattattattattattattattattattattatgatgtatTACCTGCAACAATAGCAAAAAGCCAACTGCAACAACCAGCAATGACCTGGAACATAGAACAGTCAATTCATATTCCTTTTACCatagtattttgtttttagtgcAGCGTTAAAGACATGTTGTTCAGCATTTCTTACAGCAATTTTCTTACTGAATGTGGTAGAGAGCCTGTATAGGGTAATGCTAATCCAAATCGCTCTGGCATTGAGAAGAGAATAGGGTTACAAGGTGGTACACGAAAAATGTAGCAGGGTGGGCTGAAGTTATGAAAGGTGTTCCAAGAGGTGACCGGAACTACTCTGAGTCActagggtttttaaaaatggaagctCTTGCTCTGAGGAAAGTATTCAACAAATTCAACAAGCTGTAGGACCTTTCTTTCTCCCACAGTTCAGCCCAATGCCCTCATACTGTGCACACAGATTcaacacaaagcaaaaataacagcTTCAGTATCTTGACATaggtgtggggcgggggcgtTGGGGGACAATCAGTTAAGACTAGGACGGCCACAGTCATGATGACTAACTTCCACCGAAATTCCAAGTTACTCCTGACTCCAGATTGCTCAGTGAAATGATTTATGGGAACTGGGTACGCCCTGTCTTGCTGACTGAAAAAGGCCAAACACCCTTcaggaaaaagagaaattgtGTGGCTACAGGGGCTATTAAAACCTTGGGAAACGCTAGGGTCAATGGTggaagggaagaggaggagaggaaggctAAAAAAACACGTCTAGGCATCCACAAAGGGGATTAAATACACCTGGGGGCAGTTGGAAAACATGGCACTCGACCAAAACCGATAGACTCAAATCACTGGTGGCCGGTGCTCTACGGGAAACAAAAGGCCGCAGTCAGTTAGAATAGGTGTGGGGAACGCCATTGGCTGACAGCCAGACAGAATGCATTGACTGCAGTGGACTACACATGTTATGTTTCGGT from Anguilla anguilla isolate fAngAng1 chromosome 8, fAngAng1.pri, whole genome shotgun sequence includes these protein-coding regions:
- the LOC118234673 gene encoding aquaporin-1-like isoform X1; translated protein: MTRELKTWAFWRAVLAELLGMTLFIFVGISAAVGDKDTGPQQEVKVALSFGLAIATLAQSLCHVSGAHLNPAITLATLISCQISVFRAVFYILAQMLGAVFASGIVYGVRPNTTDSLGVNKLNGVAVAQGFGIEFLATFQLVLCFIATTDKRRSDVTGSAPLAIGLSVGLGHLAAMRYTGCGINPARSFGPAVVMRAFENHWVYWIGPISGGLVAALVYDYLLHPKLGDLTERLKVLCYGSEDAPAQEPLLEGCSAAQWTKG
- the LOC118234673 gene encoding aquaporin-1-like isoform X2, which translates into the protein MTRELKTWAFWRAVLAELLGMTLFIFVGISAAVGDKDTGPQQEVKVALSFGLAIATLAQSLCHMLGAVFASGIVYGVRPNTTDSLGVNKLNGVAVAQGFGIEFLATFQLVLCFIATTDKRRSDVTGSAPLAIGLSVGLGHLAAMRYTGCGINPARSFGPAVVMRAFENHWVYWIGPISGGLVAALVYDYLLHPKLGDLTERLKVLCYGSEDAPAQEPLLEGCSAAQWTKG